AAAAAGCAATTTGCCCTTGATCTGACGCGAATTCCTGCAAACATCGAGAAGATTGCGTTTACGCTGACGATTTATGATGCGGATCAGAAACGGCAAAATTTTGGACAGGTTCAAGGTGGGTTCATTCGTTTTGCTCATCCGGTTAGTGGAGAGGTTTTGCGGTTTAATTTGGACAGTGGATTTACAGTGGAGACTGCGATTGTTATTGGTGAACTGTATCGTCATAACGGGGAATGGAAATTCAACGCGATTGGCGCAGGTTTTTCCGGTGGATTGGATGCGTTGTGCGTTAATTTTGGGATTGAAGTGGAAAATAATCCGGCTCCTCCCACGCCAGTGCCTACACCTCCGTCTCCAGCGCCTCGACCAGCACCAACGCCGCCACCAGTACCACCTGCTCCGAAGCCAGAGCCATCTGCAACACCGGTGAATCTGAATCTGCGGAAAATTGAGCTGAAGAAGAAGGGCGACACCATTAATCTGAAAAAGGGCTCAGGCGGATTGGGTGAAATCCTGATCAATCTGAACTGGAATCAGGTGCAGCAAAGCAAGGGATTTTTTAATCGCGGCTCCAAGGGTGTCGATCTGGATCTGGGCTGCTTATATGAGATGAAGAATGGAGATAAAGGCGTTGTACAGGCGCTCGGGGAAGTTTTCGGTTCTCTAAATCGCTTTCCGTACATTGCTCTGGATGGCGACGACCGTACAGGCTCTGTGAAAACAGGGGAAAATCTTCGCATCAACGGTGCTAAAATTTCTGAAATTAAGCGAATTTTGGTGTTTACCTTCATCTATGAAGGAGTCACGAACTGGTCACAAGCGGACGGGGTAGTCACGCTGTACCAGAAGGATGGGCCGGACATTATCGTTCACATGAATGAACATGACAATCGCAAAGGGATGTGTGCAATTGCCATGATCCAAAATGTAAACGATGAAACGTTTAGCATTGAAAGACTCGTGCAGTTCTATGGCGGTCATCGTGAGTTGGATCGGGCCTATAACTGGGGCATGCGCTGGTCGCAGGGTAGCAAATAAATTGAATTATCGGAGGCACTCTTTTCATGTT
The Paenibacillus peoriae DNA segment above includes these coding regions:
- a CDS encoding TerD family protein, translating into MAVIVVKGQKADLTKTNPGLTHVNVGIGWESPASLELDTSAFLLGPGGKVSGDEDLIFYNNPTTPFITYSDGQQSGDKKQFALDLTRIPANIEKIAFTLTIYDADQKRQNFGQVQGGFIRFAHPVSGEVLRFNLDSGFTVETAIVIGELYRHNGEWKFNAIGAGFSGGLDALCVNFGIEVENNPAPPTPVPTPPSPAPRPAPTPPPVPPAPKPEPSATPVNLNLRKIELKKKGDTINLKKGSGGLGEILINLNWNQVQQSKGFFNRGSKGVDLDLGCLYEMKNGDKGVVQALGEVFGSLNRFPYIALDGDDRTGSVKTGENLRINGAKISEIKRILVFTFIYEGVTNWSQADGVVTLYQKDGPDIIVHMNEHDNRKGMCAIAMIQNVNDETFSIERLVQFYGGHRELDRAYNWGMRWSQGSK